A window of Microbacterium luteolum contains these coding sequences:
- a CDS encoding alpha/beta fold hydrolase → MTQHTLELPDVDLVYDVHGPLPRADTHPPLLMIGQPMDASGFRDQVRLFDDRTVITYDPRGLGRSVRKDGGVTNEPETQAEDLHALIEALGAGPVDLFASSGGAVTALALVTAYPHDVVTLVAHEPPIDSVLPDAEAVQRARAAYTQVYQDKGWGAGMAAFIAMTAWEGEVTDEYFAQPVPDPAAFGMPTEDDGTREDPLLSERSWAVCLYEPDLEALKSSPTRIVIAVGEESKNVYTGRTALALAEQLGQEATVFPSHHGGFLGGEFGYAGQPEAFAVKLRDVLDQE, encoded by the coding sequence ATGACGCAGCACACGCTCGAGCTCCCGGATGTCGACCTGGTCTACGACGTGCACGGGCCCCTGCCGAGGGCCGATACCCATCCCCCGCTGCTGATGATCGGCCAGCCGATGGACGCGAGCGGCTTCCGCGACCAGGTGCGGCTGTTCGACGACCGGACGGTCATCACCTACGACCCTCGTGGTCTCGGCCGGAGCGTCCGCAAGGACGGCGGGGTGACGAACGAGCCCGAGACCCAGGCGGAGGACCTCCACGCGCTCATCGAGGCGCTCGGCGCCGGCCCCGTCGACCTGTTCGCGAGCAGCGGTGGGGCGGTGACGGCCCTCGCGCTGGTCACCGCGTATCCGCACGACGTGGTCACCCTGGTCGCCCACGAGCCGCCGATCGACAGCGTGCTGCCCGACGCCGAAGCCGTCCAGCGAGCACGCGCGGCGTACACGCAGGTGTATCAGGACAAGGGCTGGGGCGCCGGGATGGCGGCGTTCATCGCGATGACCGCCTGGGAGGGCGAGGTCACGGACGAGTACTTCGCCCAGCCGGTACCGGATCCGGCGGCGTTCGGGATGCCGACCGAGGACGACGGCACCAGGGAGGATCCGCTGCTGTCGGAGCGATCCTGGGCCGTGTGCCTGTACGAGCCGGATCTCGAGGCGCTGAAGTCGTCGCCGACGCGGATCGTCATCGCGGTGGGTGAGGAGTCGAAGAACGTCTACACCGGCCGGACGGCGCTCGCCCTGGCGGAGCAGCTCGGCCAGGAGGCGACGGTGTTCCCGAGCCACCACGGCGGCTTCCTGGGTGGCGAGTTCGGCTACGCCGGTCAGCCCGAGGCCTTCGCCGTCAAGCTCCGCGACGTGCTCGATCAGGAGTGA